The sequence TCTTCCTCAGGAAACTGCCATTCCGATTGAGCAAGTAGCTCTCTTCCCTTCAACCACAAAAAAATTAATTTCCCTTTTAAAGCATGCCCATGGTCTTATTTTATTCACTGGACCCACTGGGAGCGGTAAATCAACAACTCTATATACTCTTCTCAAACATTCTTCTAAGTGGCTGAAACGGAATATTATTTCGCTCGAGGATCCTATTGAAAAAACCTCATCTGATTTTCTGCAGGTTCAGGTAAATGAAAAGGCAGGCGTATCTTATGCAAGCGGATTAAAGGCGATATTACGCCATGACCCGGATGTCATTGTGGTTGGGGAAATAAGAGACGAAGAGACAGCAAAAGTTGCAGTCCGTGCTGCTTTAACTGGGCATTTAGTTTTGACAACCATGCATACAAGAAATGCTAAAGGGGCTGTAACACGTCTTTTGGAATTAGGGGTGAAAGATTATGAAGTTGAACAAGCGCTTATAGCTGTTACTGCCCAGAGGCTAATTCAAGTAAAATGCCCATACTGCGGCCGAGATTGCTCAATACATTGTCCATTTTATAAAAGAAAAAGGGCTTGTATTTTTGAGTTACTGGCTGGGAAGGAATTGCAAAAAATTCTAAGAGAAGTAAAAAACCATAGGAATGTCCATTACAGGACTTTAAAAGAGGAGTTAAAAAAAGGGATGGCATTAGGTTTTATAGATCAAGAAGAATTTGAACGGTGGTCTTTCTCAGTTGAATAAGAAGTGGAGCGTAAAGGAACAAATCCATTTTTTTAAAAGGCTAGGGGAACTATTGCAGGCAGGCTATCATATTCAAGAAGCACTCCTATTTTTAAAAATGACAGATTTCCTATCAAAGAAAACCGATTGGGGCGAAGCAATTTCGGAATTAAAAAGTGGTAAACACCTCTTTTCGATTCTTAGGGATTGGAGGTTTGAATCTGACCTCGTCATTTTTGTTATGATTGCTGAAAAGCACGGGAATATTGGCGAGGCACTAATAAAGGGAAGTCAGTTTCTTGAACAATTAAATAGCCATAAAGAAAAAATTAAGAAGATGATGGTGTATCCTTTTGTGTTATTGGTGATTTCTGCAGGTTTATTTATCATAACTTGTATCTGGCTTTTACCTCAGTTTGAATCAATGTTCAGTCAATCCTCTGTTAAATCTCCCTGGACCTTAAAATTTTTACTGTTTTTTAAAAATGATCTTCCTGATCTC is a genomic window of Bacillus oleivorans containing:
- the comGA gene encoding competence type IV pilus ATPase ComGA, producing the protein MSTENVSAGEKQRKEVDPIAMIEQQVRNLIKKALSLHASDIHIVPKEKTSKIFFRLQHILRFIQDLPHEDSSRLIAHFKFMAGLDIGEKRKPQSGAYTTVLDDLKVSLRLSTLPTSFSESLSIRILPQETAIPIEQVALFPSTTKKLISLLKHAHGLILFTGPTGSGKSTTLYTLLKHSSKWLKRNIISLEDPIEKTSSDFLQVQVNEKAGVSYASGLKAILRHDPDVIVVGEIRDEETAKVAVRAALTGHLVLTTMHTRNAKGAVTRLLELGVKDYEVEQALIAVTAQRLIQVKCPYCGRDCSIHCPFYKRKRACIFELLAGKELQKILREVKNHRNVHYRTLKEELKKGMALGFIDQEEFERWSFSVE